In one Carettochelys insculpta isolate YL-2023 chromosome 6, ASM3395843v1, whole genome shotgun sequence genomic region, the following are encoded:
- the LOC142014092 gene encoding RING finger protein 112-like, translating into MGNANEKEPTPPPGGITQKLREDVTCSICLDVLEDPVSIDCGHNFCRSCLSAHWSRVSAWGLRCPECRAPCSRDRMTPDVRLRSLAEKIRDLPCEETLTAPQTASTQQVPGAVAEPGRPVQLVRLDEAGDLTLDEEALSRCLEQGGVGGAPVCLVSVIGEQRMGKSFLLNYLLRRLRSLDVKDDGSWMGREEEPLEGFEWRVGTCSVTKGVWAWSQPFWVCAEGRQVAVLLVDTEGSMDIARDTETSVKLSALSMLLGSYQILNVSRQLKDPDLEYLEMFLQVAEEVGKEYGLQPLRHLDLLVRDWSSSQLLGVDGGKEHLADVRQMLEATSPCKHPKALEVLSRSSSRCYLLPFPGRRIMTGQGGALRDMDEDFRQSLRDYVIAVVGSAGDRVWRSRDGELVTGTQLVAGMKKFFYLIKKHRSGFSSPCQMAITFHNERVIDRARADHALFLREKDHDSQNMFKCLGVRPGKMAERLADRREELLGRCRTDMQGPAADTEALLTELEEELRREDEQFLETYGKCFKKFAILAGVGAGGLVLAPLGAAAGAGIAAAVIAAEAAVVLGAAETVAIGVGAGAVAGLAVGGGVGGGMGQSIARKDTEQAQAAVAPAVEEDSVGDVPDDRPLI; encoded by the exons atgggaaatgcaaatgagaaaga GCCGACCCCTCCGCCTGGGGGGATAACACAGAAGCTCCGGGAGGACGTCACCTGCTCCATCTGCCTGGATGTTCTGGAGGATCCCGTCTCCATCGACTGTGGCCACAACTTCTGCCGGAGCTGCCTCTCGGCCCACTGGAGCAGGGTCTCGGCCTGGGGGCTCCGGTGCCCCGAGTGCCgggctccctgctccagggacaGGATGACCCCGGACGTGCGCCTCAGGAGCCTGGCGGAGAAAATCAGAGACCTGCCGTGCGAAGAGACGCTGAcagccccccagacagccagcacgcag caggtgccaggggctgtggcagagccagggcggCCGGTGCAGCTGGTGCGTCTGGACGAGGCAGGGGACCTGACCCTGGACGAGGAGGCCCTGAGCCGctgcctggagcagggtggggtggggggcgcccCCGTCTGCCTGGTGTCCGTCATCGGGGAGCAGCGCATGGGCAAATCCTTCCTGCTGAACTACCTGCTGCGCCGGCTCCGGAGCCTG GACGTGAAGGACGACGGGTCGTGGATGGGCCGGGAGGAGGAGCCCCTGGAGGGGTTCGAGTGGCGAGTTGGCACCTGCAGTGTCACCAAGGGGGTGTGGGCGTGGAGCCAGCCCTTCTGGGTCTGCGCCGAGGGGCGGCAG GTGGCCGTGCTGCTGGTCGACACCGAGGGCTCCATGGACATCGCCAGAGACACAGAGACCAGCGTCAAACTCTCTGCTCTCTCCATGCTGCTGGGCTCCTACCAG ATCCTGAACGTTTCCAGACAGCTGAAGGACCCTGACCTCGAATATCTGGAG ATGTTCCTGCAGGTGGCCGAGGAGGTGGGAAAGGAATATGGACTGCAGCCCCTTCGG cacctcgaCCTGCTGGTGCgggactggagcagctcccagctcctcggCGTCGATGGTGGGAAGGAACATCTGGCAGATGTCCGACAG ATGTTGGAGGCGACGTCCCCCTGCAAACACCCCAAGGCCCTGGAAGTgctgagcagaagcagcagccgctgttacctgctgcccttccctggcAGACGGATCATGACTGGCCAAGGGGGAGCCCTGAGAG ACATGGATGAGGATTTCCGGCAGAGCCTGAGGGACTACGTCATCGCCGTGGTGGGCTCGGCCGGTGACCGTGTGTGGAGGAGCCGGGATGGAGAGCTGGTCACAGGGACACAGCTCGTCGCTGGGATGAAG aaattctTCTATCTGATCAAGAAACATCGCTCTGGCTTCTCCTCTCCCTGTCAG ATGGCCATCACCTTTCACAACGAGCGAGTCATTGACAGAGCCCGCGCGGACCACGCTCTCTTTCTGCGGGAGAAG GACCATGACTCCCAGAACATGTTCAAGTGCCTGGGGGTGCGGCCGGGGAAGATGGCGGAGCGGCTGGCGGATCGGCGTGAGGAGCTGCTGGGGCGGTGCCGGACAGACATGCAGGGACCGGCGGCTGACACAGAGGCCCTGCTGacggagctggaggaggagctgcggcGGGAGGATGAGCAATTCCTGGAGACTTACGGGAAATGCTTCAAGAAATTCGCCATTTTGGCGGGCGTTGGCGCCGGGGGGCTGGTCCTGGCACCgctgggtgcagctgctggtgccgGGATCGCTGCGGCAGTCATCGCGGCCGAAGCTGCCGTGGTGCTGGGCGCGGCTGAGACGGTGGCCATAGGGGTCGGGGCCGGCGCTGTGGCTGGGTTGGCCGTGGGTGGGGGcgtgggtggggggatggggcagagcatTGCCCGGAAGGATACCGAGCAGGCCCAGGCTGCCGTTGCCCCAGCAGTGGAAGAGGACAGCGTTGGCGATGTGCCTGACGACAGACCCCTGATCTAA